In Spinacia oleracea cultivar Varoflay chromosome 5, BTI_SOV_V1, whole genome shotgun sequence, a single window of DNA contains:
- the LOC130461674 gene encoding uncharacterized protein has protein sequence MTYILGNEFGKDIGEIRENGQQELRESYDFLANLAANHYSTTRSTSKKGKLDVDAYALLSSQVAALNLKIDSLKAPQSSTPPMSINAMSSVAPVTTSYCEVCGIQGHFGHECSYSLQDTTQLEQNPQPQQQWSQPQFHPPQPHVARPPFQQGASHNSPPGFNRPPHQGYQQPPQSSATPEPNMGDLYKLIANMQKTAEIDQKNHDESIKELKNQNRMLENQVAQLADTLSQRQPGTLPGQPTPPQNRESVNAITLRSGTKYNGPPMPTDDATLAKENTYGPGKAIDAEPQVLEVGNADDVGANKGKEKNSDSLPIVPKLPFPHRMQKTKVDQQLGKFLAMVKNLEVTVPFTDLISQVPVYAKFLKEMITKKRDYGGVERGALTEECGAILQNKSPPKLKDPGSFSIPCHVGALFINKALCDLGASVSVMPLSVCNRLNMGKLKCTQITLQMADRSIKYPLGILEDVPVRVGKFYIPVDFVVLDMEEDSQIPIILGRPFLCTAGAVIDVKSGSLTLSVGDDTDTFNLTNAVKSPMLENTGCRIDIAEENSLDNIPRMLYDDLLLATLTLEAHKGEGDCEIDSLISDLDGIEVEKVNGFEVLATVFSISEPQVTKVELKPLPSHLKYAFLDDNEDFPVIVNAALDDSQLSKLLTVLRMHKKAIGYSIDDLKGISPDFCMHRINLEADHRPRIQPQRRLNLNMQDVVRKGVVKLLDAGIIYPISDSKWVSPVQVVPKKGGTTVVKNDKDELIPTRVVTDDQEKTTFTCPYGTFAYRRMPFGLCNAPATFQRCMMAIFSDFIEDIMECHFMVNEGVVLGHLISERGIQVDRAKIEVIEKLPPPVNVKGVRSFLGHAGFYRRFIKDFSKIAKPLTQLLLKDATFEFTDACLESFDRIKKALITAPIIQPPDWDLPFEIMCDASDYAVGTVLGQRKNKVLHAIYYASKTLDGAQMNYATPEKELLAVVYALDKFRTYLVGSKVIIHTDHAALKYLLAKKEAKPRLIRWILLLQEFDLEIRDKKGAENVVADHLSRLKFQSSTDGPINDSFPDDHLFSVSS, from the exons gttatgattttcttgccaatttAGCTGCCAACCATTACAGCACCACCAGATCCACATCTAAGAAGGGAAAATTGGATGTCGATGCTTATGCTCTATTGTCCTCACAAGTGGCAGCCTTGAACCTGAAGATCGATTCTTTGAAGGCTCCTCAGTCTAGTACTCCCCCAATGAGTATCAATGCTATGTCTAGTGTAGCTCCAGTGACAACTTCTTACTGCGAAGTATGTGGAATCCAAGGTCACTTTGGTCATGAGTGCTCTTATAGTTTACAGGATACTACGCAATTGGAGCAA AATCCTCAACCCCAACAACAATGGTCGCAACCACAGTTCCATCCACCTCAACCACATGTTGCTAGGCCTCCATTTCAACAAGGAGCCTCACATAATTCTCCCCCGGGGTTTAATAGGCCCCCGCATCAAGGATATCAACAACCCCCTCAGAGCAGTGCTACTCCAGAGCCTAACATGGGTGATCTGTATAAGCTCATTGCAAATATGCAGAAGACCgcagagatagatcaaaagaaCCATGATGAGAGCATCAAAGAGTTGAAGAATCAGAATAGAATGTTGGAGAATCAAGTTGCTCAACTTGCTGACACTCTATCTCAAAGGCAACCGGGTACACTACCAGGGCAACCTACTCCGCCCCAGAACAGAGAAAGTGTCAATGCTATCACTCTTAGAAGTGGCACTAAATATAATGGACCCCCGATGCCCACTGATGATGCAACTCTTGCTAAGGAGAACACATATGGACCAGGGAAAGCAATTGATGCAGAGCCTCAAGTCCTGGAAGTTGGTAATGCTGATGATGTTGGTGCAaataaggggaaagagaagaaTTCTGATTCTCTCCCTATTGTGCCTAAGTTACCTTTCCCTCACCGGATGCAGAAAACTAAGGTCGATCAACAGCTTGGTAAGTTCTTGGCAATGGTCAAGAATCTTGAGGTAACGGTCCCTTTTACTGATTTAATATCTCAAGTTCCTGTTTATGCAAAATTTTTGAAAGAGATGATCACTAAGAAAAGGGATTATGGTGGTGTGGAGAGAGGCGCTCTAACTGAAGAGTGTGGTGCCATattgcaaaataagtctccacccaaactTAAGGATCCGGGTAGTTTTTCCATCCCCTGTCATGTAGGTGCATTGTTCATTAATAAAgcattatgtgatttaggtgcaagtgtgtctgtcatgcccctTTCTGTCTGTAATAGGTTGAATATGGGAAAACTAAAATGCACACAAATCACTTTGCAAATGGCAGATCGTTCTATAAAATatcctttaggtattttggaggATGTTCCTGTCCGGGTGGGAAAATTCTacattcctgttgattttgtgGTGCTAGATATGGAGGAGGATAGTCAAATCCCCATAATTTTGGGTAGGCCATTTTTATGTACTGCAGGTGCTGTTATTGATGTCAAGTCTGGGTCTCTTACTTTGAGTGTTGGTGATGATACTGATACTTTTAATCTAACCAATGCTGTGAAGTCTCCTATGCTTGAGAATACTGGTTGTAGGATTGATATTGCAGAAGAAAATTCTCTAGACAACATTCCTAGAATGTTGTATGATGATCTATTGCTGGCGACTCTCACCTTGGAAGCCCATAAAGGAGAAGGAGATTGTGAGATTGATTCCTTGATCTCGGATTTAGATGGAATTGAAGTTGAGAAGGTCAATGGTTTTGAGGTATTGGCAACTGTTTTCTCTATTTCCGAGCCACAGGTAACGAAGGTAGAACTAAAACCATTACCATCtcaccttaaatatgcatttctTGATGATAATGAGGATTTTCCTGTGATCGTTAATGCTGCACTCGACGATAGCCAGCTTTCTAAGCTTCTGACCGTGCTACGTATGCACAAAAAGGCAATCGGGTATAGCATTGACGATCTCAAGGGCATTagtcctgacttttgtatgcatagaattAACTTGGAAGCGGATCACCGCCCTCGCATACAGCCACAACGTCGTTTGAATCTTAATATGCAAGATGTGGTGAGAAAAGGGGTAGTGAAACTACTTGATGCGGGCATCATCTATCCCATATCAGATTCTAAATGGGTGAGCCCGGTGCAAGTCGTTCCTAAGAAGGGGGGGACAACGGTCGTTAAGAATGATAAGGATGAGCTTATCCCCACTCGTGTTGTCACAG acgaccaggagaaGACGACGTTCACCTGTCCATATGGAACTTTTGCATACCGCAGAATGCCGTTTGGTTTGTGCAACGCCCCTGCTACATTTCAAAGGTGTATGATGGCCATCTTTTCTGACTTCATCGAGGATATCATGGAg tgccaCTTTATGGTCAATGAAGGAGTGGTACTTGGTCATCTTATTTCTGAGCGTGGCATCCAAGTTGACCGAGCAAAAATTGAGGTGATCGAGAAACTTCCCCCTCCCGTGAATGTCAAGGGAGTGAGGAGTTTTCTCGGTCATGCGGGTTTCTATCGCCGTTTCAtaaaagatttttctaaaattgcgaAACCCCTCACTCAATTACTGCTCAAGGATGCCACATTTGAGTTCACTGATGCTTGTTTGGAGTCTTTTGACAGGATAAAGAAAGCATTGATAACTGCTCCGATCATTCAGCCTCCGGATTGGGATTTGCCGTTCGAAATTATGTGTGATGCGAGTGATTATGCTGTTGGAACAGTGCTTGgccaaagaaagaacaaggtgttgcatgccatctattatgcaagcaAAACCTTGGACGGAGCTCAGATGAATTATGCTACTCCTGAGAAAGAGCTCCTTGCGGTTGTTTATGCACTTGACAAATTTCGGACGTATCTTGTTGGTTCGAAAGTCATTATACACACTGATCATGCCGCTTTGAAGTATTTGTTGGCCAAGAAAGAGGCCAAACCAAGACTTATTCGATGGATTCTTCTTCTCCAGGAGTTTGATTTGGAGATTCGGGATAAGAAGGGTGCTGAGAATGTTGTTGCAGATCATCTCTCTCGGTTGAAATTTCAATCTAGCACAGACGGGCCTATCAATGATTCTTTTCCTGACGATCATCTATTCTCTGTGTCTTCTTAA